In Leptospira bouyouniensis, the sequence TGGGTCTTATGGAAACCTTTCAAGACAACCACGAATCTCTCTCGGAATATAAAATCTTACCAGGGTATATCAGAGAACATGTATCACCAAATATCCAAACCAAATTTTTAGGTTATGATTTAAAAACTCCGATTATGGCAGCTCCGATGACAGGGGTTGGAACGAATATGAACTTTGTTATGACTGATGCAGATTATGCACATAATGTAGTTCGTTCCTTTTCTCAAAATGGAAGTCTTGCATGGCTTGGAGATGGTGCCTCTCCAGAAAAATACAAAATCATGTTAGAAGCTTTGAAAAAAGTTTCTGGAAAAGGGATTCTGATTTGTAAACCAAGAGAAGATGAATCACTTTTACTGGAAAGATTCAAACAAGCCGAGGCGGACGGAGTGTTCGCTATTGGAATGGACATTGATGCGGTTAATTTCAAGACGATGGTGCAAAAAAATCTTTCAAGTGTCACAAGACCACTTGATGCCCTGATCAAACTAAAAGAAAAAACGAAACTCCCATTCATTCTAAAAGGGATCATGAACCCGGAAGATGCAAAATTAGCTGTGGAGGGAGGTTTCTCCGCAATTGTTGTGTCCAATCATGGGGGAAGGGTGCTTGATGGAATGCCTGGAACCGCAAGAGTATTGCCTAAAATAGCAGAAGTCGTAAAAGGGAAAATCCCACTCCTTGTTGATGGGGGGATTCGATCTGGAATGGATGTATTTAAAATGATAGCACTTGGTGCAGATGCTGTACTTGTGGGTCGTCCTGTGGCAATTTCTCTTGTGGGTGGAGAAGATGCTGGGATTCGATTTCTTTTACAAAAATATTCGGAAGAACTAAAACAGTCAATGAGTGTGACTGGAGCCAAAACTTTAGTAGACATCAAGCGATCGATGTTGCTTCATAAACAACACGGTTGAGTATGGATAAAGAAATCAAAGACCCTGAAGGTATTTTGAAGGTAATTACCGCTTTGTTTGGAAAATTACCTGCATACATCGTAAACTCAGAAAAAGAATTTCCTGTCAAAATCATCGCTCTTAAAAACAAAGCTCTTATCATTAATACAAGTTTAAAGTTTCCAACAAGAGATCGAATCCTTACCGTTGTCCATAATGGAAGCAAATTTTTAGCACACTTTAACTTGGCTGGTGGAGATGGAAACGGAATCGAAATTTTAACACCTGTCAAAATTCAAATCACAGCGGCTTCGAGACAAGGTGCAAGGGTAGAAGTTAGCCAAATCCAAACAGGAATGATTGTTAACAACATCATCAACGTGAATGATGTTTCAAAAGCAATTGGTTTTGATGATAAAAAAGTAGATACGATTTTACTTGCGTATCGTACAAAACTCGCTAAAGCCTTTCCTTTATCTTCTATCTTTTTTGCTGGACGAATGGATAACCGACTTCGTTTGATGCACCATTACGACAAAGATATATTTATTGTAGACAGAAAAGAAAAATCAACCGCATCACCTGAGTTTTTTCCCTTTGATGAGTACCTTCGTATTTTCGAAAATTCTAAAATACCGGACAACTTTATATCAGAGATTTGTGTTCCCATTAAATACAAAGGGTATGTTCATTTGGGATACGTTCAGGTGTTATCTGAAAAACCACTTGATTTCGAAGTTTATAAACAAATTCAAACCTTTGCGGGTGCCGTGAGTCGAGACATCATCAATACAGGTGTGTTCCAAGAATCAAGAGATGTTTGCCAAGTGATGGATTTAAGTATGGGTGGTATCAGTTTTATCCATGCTCCCTCAAGGTCTTTTTCTCGCTCTGTGACACTTAATGGCACTATCCTTTTTGACTTAAATCTTGAAGCAGGAAAAAAAGTCACCATTCGAGGTATTATCAAAAATATTCGAAACCAAGAAACAAACTTTCGTGTGGGGTGTCAGTTCTATAACCTAACTGAAAAAGACACTCAAACATTAGAAGATTTTTTGAATGTTGGAAAAGAAGAAGAGTCAAAAACGGAAGTACCGACATCGGAAAATGAATCCACATCAGAAAGTGAAACAAACGATGGACACGAAGGAATTGAATCCACACCAAATGATTTTGATGAAGGGTTATCTGAAGCAGCAATGGATGAAAATAGTATAGAAGATCCATTCGCCAATCAATTGAATGATGAGTTTACAGATACCACAGAAGAACCTAAATAAATGACAAGTTATCAATCGGTCATTCGTCCCCCTTATGTGGGTAAAACGGTGATTGATTATCTTTCGCAAAAATTTCCCTACCATAGTTTTGAAGAATGGAACTTTCTGATAACAGAAGGACGAATCACGGTTTCTGGGAAACTTGTCGCTTCTGATGTAAAATTACATAATGGAGAAATAGTCGAATACAATCCAATTCCTGGAAGAATTAAAGAACCAGAGGTTGACGGGAATTATACGATTTTATTAGAAACAGATGAGTTGTTATTTGTGGATAAACCAGGGAATCTTCCAATGCACCCTGCCGGAAGATATAGAACCAAAACTCTCCTTAGTTTTTTGGAAACAAAGTATCCGAAAATCATTCCAGTCCACAGGTTAGACCGAGAAACTTCCGGCATTGTTGTTTTTGCTAAGTCTGAAGAAAGTCGAAAATGGCTTCAGAAAAAATTTGAGACTAGGGAAGTATACAAAGAATATTTTGCAATTGTATCGGGGGATTTTAGAGAAGAACGAACGTTAAATGGTTATATCGGAAAAGATATACATTCTGCGATTCGGAAAAAAATGGTTTATTCCGCCGATGAGTTTTTTGAATCCAAAACTTGTCATACACAGTTTTACCCAATCCTATTTAATCATGACAAAAATATAAGTTTAGTGCTTGTGAGGCCAATTACAGGTAGAATTCACCAAATCCGTGCTAGTTTATTGTATTTAGGGTTTCCGATTCTTGGAGATAAAATGTATGGTTCACGGGAATCTATCTTTTTGGATTTCGTCAATATGGGTATGACTGATTCTTTGAAGGAAGAACTAGGTTTTGATAGGCAATTATTACATGCATATAGCATTCGTTTTGTGGACGAAAGGGTGAATCAAATGGTACACGTTCATTCTAATACGTTTAAAGAAATGGAACTTTACTTCCCCAATTGGAAAAACTATGTCCCATAGCTTTTAATAAAAATCCAATGTAAGAATCACCTTTCCTCCGATCTTTTAAGAAAGAAAGAGGAGGCTTTTGCAAAGGATGGCAGGAGCAGGCAGATTACTTAAGGATTCCGATAAAATCGTATTTGGTGAATTTTGGACGGCGAAACAAAGACAAGGCCATCCAATCCATCATACCGTTAGTTATAGAGCATCATTCAAACCAGAGCTTCCTTCTTTTTTTATGAAGGAATTTTTAAAAAAGAAAAATCGAGTCGTTTATGATCCGTTTGGTGGTCGTGGGACAACTGCAATTCAAGCAAATATTGAAGGTCATGCTGCAATTCACAATGACATTCATCCATTATCGATTTTTCTTGCGAGTGCAAGGCAATATGTTCCGAAATTTGTGGATTTAGAAAAGAAGCTAAATTTATTGGATTTGGATAAAGAAGTAGAAGATGATCCTTTTGATGTATATTTACTTCCTTTTTTTCACCCACGAACGTTAAAAGAAATCAAAAATCTTAAACATTATATGGCAATTGATGACTCGGTAGAAATGAAATTTATTTCTCTCATCGCTTTGTCACGGTTACACGGTCATAGCACTGGATTTTTTTCAGTTTATACCTTTCCTCAAGTTTCAATTCCACCTGAAGCCCAGGCTAAGAATAACTTGAAACGAGGTGTCACACCAGAATACCGACCCATCAAACCAAGAATCTTACAAAAGATGAAACGTGATTTGGCATTGCCTATCCCACCTTTTTACCACGAGTTTTCTAAGAATAACATTTACTCTCTAAATTCTGCTAATTCTGTTCCCAATGTGGAAACTGAATCAGTCGACCTAATTGTAACGTCTCCACCATTTTTAGATAAAGTGGATTATGAGGGAGACAATTGGTTACGACACTGGTTTTTAGACATCAAAAAATCGAAGGATCGAAAACTAAGTATTTTTAGTAATATCAACGATTGGAATGAATTCATTCGCTCCACATTAAAAGAGTCTGCACGTGTTCTAAAAAAAGGCGCGTATATGGTAATGGAAGTTGGAGAAGTGAAAAAAGGAAATTCGATTCTTTATTTGGATGAAGATGTGGTTCGTATGGCAGAAGGTACAGGACTTGTTTGGAATAAAACCTATGTCCATACCCAAAGTTTTACAAAACTTTCAAATTGTTGGCAAGTTTCCAATAATGAAAAAGGAACAAATTCGAATCGATGTGTAGTTCTTAGAAAGGTTTTGTAAGTCTAAAGATTATGAAGCCGTATTTGATTTTATTTCTGTTGTCTTCTGTTTTGGGTTTAGGATTTACCAGTTGTAACGAATCCAAAGAGATCCAAGCAGGAGAGTCGATTACATCCCATCCTATTGAGGTGACAATCAAAGAAAAGGGAAAGGGAAAGTTTGCATTAGAGTTGTACTTACCAAGAGATTTTGGGTTCCAAATTGAGGCACCTCACCGAATATTTTTATCTGGTTCTGATGGATTGAAAGTGACGAGTGCTGACTTAAAGTTAAATGGTCCGACGCATCCAAAAAAGATAGAATACTTTGAATATGTAAAACCCTTAACCTTCCAAGTAGAAGGGAAAGGGAAATTACAAATGGAAGGAAAGTTGTTTTACTGTAATTTTGTGAAGAATATTTGTATTCCAGCTAAAATCAGTAAGTCGTTTTCGATTTAGAGCAATTAAAATTCATACGAGTGATGAATTTAAACACATCACTCTAAGTCTTTCGTCACTAGACGTTTTAAGTTGGGTTTTTGGATTTGGTATAGAAAAAAATACCTACCGCCGATGGAAACGTTTTTGTTTACAATTTTTCCTTCTTTCGATATCTCCCGTAGTTCTTTTTTCCCTTTATCCGATAGATTTGGAATTGTATAAGTTTTTAAAAGATTGAGAGATTTTTGTT encodes:
- a CDS encoding PilZ domain-containing protein; protein product: MDKEIKDPEGILKVITALFGKLPAYIVNSEKEFPVKIIALKNKALIINTSLKFPTRDRILTVVHNGSKFLAHFNLAGGDGNGIEILTPVKIQITAASRQGARVEVSQIQTGMIVNNIINVNDVSKAIGFDDKKVDTILLAYRTKLAKAFPLSSIFFAGRMDNRLRLMHHYDKDIFIVDRKEKSTASPEFFPFDEYLRIFENSKIPDNFISEICVPIKYKGYVHLGYVQVLSEKPLDFEVYKQIQTFAGAVSRDIINTGVFQESRDVCQVMDLSMGGISFIHAPSRSFSRSVTLNGTILFDLNLEAGKKVTIRGIIKNIRNQETNFRVGCQFYNLTEKDTQTLEDFLNVGKEEESKTEVPTSENESTSESETNDGHEGIESTPNDFDEGLSEAAMDENSIEDPFANQLNDEFTDTTEEPK
- a CDS encoding RluA family pseudouridine synthase, producing MTSYQSVIRPPYVGKTVIDYLSQKFPYHSFEEWNFLITEGRITVSGKLVASDVKLHNGEIVEYNPIPGRIKEPEVDGNYTILLETDELLFVDKPGNLPMHPAGRYRTKTLLSFLETKYPKIIPVHRLDRETSGIVVFAKSEESRKWLQKKFETREVYKEYFAIVSGDFREERTLNGYIGKDIHSAIRKKMVYSADEFFESKTCHTQFYPILFNHDKNISLVLVRPITGRIHQIRASLLYLGFPILGDKMYGSRESIFLDFVNMGMTDSLKEELGFDRQLLHAYSIRFVDERVNQMVHVHSNTFKEMELYFPNWKNYVP
- a CDS encoding DNA methyltransferase, whose protein sequence is MAGAGRLLKDSDKIVFGEFWTAKQRQGHPIHHTVSYRASFKPELPSFFMKEFLKKKNRVVYDPFGGRGTTAIQANIEGHAAIHNDIHPLSIFLASARQYVPKFVDLEKKLNLLDLDKEVEDDPFDVYLLPFFHPRTLKEIKNLKHYMAIDDSVEMKFISLIALSRLHGHSTGFFSVYTFPQVSIPPEAQAKNNLKRGVTPEYRPIKPRILQKMKRDLALPIPPFYHEFSKNNIYSLNSANSVPNVETESVDLIVTSPPFLDKVDYEGDNWLRHWFLDIKKSKDRKLSIFSNINDWNEFIRSTLKESARVLKKGAYMVMEVGEVKKGNSILYLDEDVVRMAEGTGLVWNKTYVHTQSFTKLSNCWQVSNNEKGTNSNRCVVLRKVL
- the mpl17 gene encoding cell surface protein MPL17, with translation MKPYLILFLLSSVLGLGFTSCNESKEIQAGESITSHPIEVTIKEKGKGKFALELYLPRDFGFQIEAPHRIFLSGSDGLKVTSADLKLNGPTHPKKIEYFEYVKPLTFQVEGKGKLQMEGKLFYCNFVKNICIPAKISKSFSI